A single genomic interval of Dehalococcoidia bacterium harbors:
- the amrB gene encoding AmmeMemoRadiSam system protein B, producing MDGAPPRVGPRLRPLDVRLFGQGSQAVYYLRDPLGLSPEDTFLPAWLGPLLALMDGSRDLPQLQAAFQLLTGRYLPMSQLESLVRELEERLLLEGPQLEAALRRALDEYRSAPHRPPALAGKVYPADPEELSRTLDDYCARAGPPPSLSAMAQVAGVISPHIDYGRGWRTYALTWQAAAEACRRAEVAVVFGTDHGGSPGRLTPTRQSYATPFGVLPTDAEAVRALTDALGEEEAFAEELHHRGEHSIELPLVWLHYLRGGEPLPVVPVLCGGLLHAGAEARERIEAALAALSQHLAGKRALLVAGADLAHVGPAFGDPTPYDLADRLRLRGADARLLAAIEAADAEAFLTTVATENDRYRICGLAPIYMALRLLAGCQGRSMGYDQCPADPEGGSLVSVVGAVLWR from the coding sequence ATGGATGGTGCTCCTCCCCGGGTCGGCCCGCGCCTGCGCCCCCTGGACGTGCGCCTGTTCGGACAGGGCAGCCAGGCCGTCTACTACCTGCGGGACCCCCTGGGCCTGTCGCCAGAGGACACCTTCCTGCCCGCCTGGTTGGGGCCGCTACTGGCCCTGATGGACGGCTCCCGCGACCTACCCCAGCTCCAGGCGGCCTTCCAGCTCCTCACCGGCCGATACCTGCCCATGTCACAGCTGGAGTCGCTGGTGCGGGAGCTGGAGGAGAGGCTGCTGCTGGAAGGCCCCCAACTGGAGGCAGCCCTGCGCCGCGCTCTCGACGAATACCGCTCGGCGCCGCACCGTCCGCCTGCCCTCGCCGGCAAGGTCTACCCCGCCGACCCGGAGGAGCTGTCGCGAACGCTGGACGACTACTGCGCCCGGGCCGGCCCGCCGCCGTCCCTGTCAGCGATGGCGCAGGTGGCCGGCGTCATCAGCCCCCACATCGACTACGGCCGTGGGTGGCGCACCTACGCCCTGACCTGGCAGGCTGCCGCCGAGGCCTGTCGCCGGGCAGAGGTGGCAGTCGTCTTCGGAACCGACCACGGCGGCAGCCCCGGCCGCCTCACGCCCACTCGCCAGAGCTACGCCACGCCCTTCGGCGTCCTTCCCACCGACGCTGAGGCTGTGAGGGCCCTGACCGACGCCCTGGGGGAGGAAGAGGCCTTCGCCGAGGAGCTGCACCACCGCGGCGAGCACTCCATCGAACTGCCCCTCGTCTGGCTCCACTATCTGCGCGGCGGTGAGCCGTTGCCGGTGGTGCCCGTCCTCTGCGGCGGCCTCCTGCATGCCGGTGCAGAGGCGCGGGAGCGGATAGAGGCGGCATTGGCGGCCCTGTCCCAGCACCTGGCGGGGAAGAGGGCGCTGCTGGTGGCGGGGGCCGACCTGGCCCACGTGGGGCCGGCCTTCGGCGACCCGACGCCCTACGACCTGGCAGACCGCCTCCGCCTGCGAGGCGCAGATGCCCGTCTGCTGGCGGCTATCGAAGCCGCCGACGCCGAAGCGTTCCTGACCACAGTGGCCACCGAAAACGACCGCTACCGCATCTGCGGCCTTGCGCCCATCTACATGGCCCTGCGGCTGTTGGCGGGCTGCCAGGGGCGGTCCATGGGCTACGACCAGTGTCCCGCCGACCCCGAGGGCGGCTCCCTGGTGTCGGTGGTCGGGGCAGTCCTTTGGCGCTGA
- a CDS encoding DUF370 domain-containing protein encodes MARLVHLGLRNYVPADRIAECHRADQAWVQRLVRAAKRGTPAVPILDLTNGRRTRSVVFLATGHLVLSALSPETIRNRLRAVQR; translated from the coding sequence GTGGCTAGGCTGGTCCATCTGGGCCTGCGCAATTACGTCCCCGCCGACCGCATAGCTGAGTGCCATCGCGCCGATCAGGCCTGGGTGCAGAGACTGGTGAGGGCAGCCAAGCGCGGCACCCCAGCTGTGCCCATCCTCGACCTGACCAACGGCCGACGCACTCGCAGCGTCGTATTCCTGGCCACGGGGCACCTGGTGCTCTCGGCCCTCTCCCCCGAGACCATCCGCAACCGGCTGCGGGCCGTCCAGCGATAG
- the mgtE gene encoding magnesium transporter, with the protein MAPEQDVQLLVHQVEEMLANDSSQVEELASLVGSIHPADQAELYRRLSPSQREAFLALLNSEGLARLLQHLPEEEVESLVARMPRETLARVLDHMDSDEAAYIIRLLPPADAARVLANMRTAADVAPILQHAEDTAGGLMTRGYVALHPDMTVQEAIAYLRLHQPFAQEGYYLYVLDGANRLQGVVNLRQLIVASPNTPISQLMTRDVISVPPETDQEEVARLIQRYRLRALPVVDEKGVLLGIITADDVLDVVTEEATEDLYRLAGVGVEERALSPLRESIKRRIPHLVVNLLTAFVSGLTVSAFEGTVAQAAALAVFMPIIAGHGGNTGTQAATVMVRSLALGDVTPRDTLRIISKEVAFGLVHGALAGTLAAGLALALYQNPWLAAVVFGSMVGNVLVAGVVGALIPLALQAVKIDPALASSIWLTTFTDVMGFLMLLGAGTLLVDRLT; encoded by the coding sequence ATGGCTCCCGAGCAGGACGTCCAGCTCCTGGTCCATCAGGTGGAGGAGATGCTGGCCAACGACTCCTCCCAGGTGGAGGAGTTGGCGTCCCTCGTCGGCTCCATCCACCCGGCGGACCAGGCGGAGCTGTACCGGCGCCTGTCTCCCTCCCAGCGCGAGGCCTTCCTGGCCCTCCTCAACTCCGAAGGGCTGGCCCGCCTCCTGCAGCACCTGCCTGAGGAGGAGGTGGAGTCCCTGGTGGCCCGCATGCCGCGCGAGACCCTGGCGCGGGTGCTGGACCACATGGACTCCGACGAGGCCGCTTACATCATCCGCTTGCTGCCCCCGGCCGATGCCGCCCGGGTGCTGGCCAACATGCGCACCGCCGCCGACGTAGCGCCCATCCTCCAGCACGCCGAGGACACGGCTGGCGGCCTCATGACCCGAGGCTACGTGGCCCTCCACCCGGACATGACCGTCCAGGAGGCCATCGCCTACCTGCGCCTGCACCAGCCCTTCGCCCAGGAGGGCTACTACCTGTACGTGCTGGACGGCGCCAACCGTCTCCAGGGAGTAGTGAACCTGCGCCAGCTCATCGTCGCCAGCCCGAACACCCCCATCTCCCAGCTCATGACCCGCGATGTCATCTCCGTGCCTCCGGAGACGGACCAGGAGGAGGTGGCCCGCCTCATCCAGCGCTACCGCCTGCGAGCGCTGCCCGTGGTCGACGAGAAGGGCGTGCTGCTGGGGATCATCACCGCCGACGACGTGCTGGACGTGGTCACCGAGGAGGCCACCGAAGACCTCTACCGGCTGGCCGGCGTGGGCGTGGAGGAGCGGGCCCTCAGTCCCCTGCGCGAGTCCATCAAGAGACGGATCCCGCACCTGGTGGTGAACCTGCTCACCGCCTTCGTTTCGGGCCTCACCGTCAGCGCCTTCGAGGGCACTGTCGCCCAGGCGGCGGCCCTGGCAGTGTTCATGCCCATTATCGCCGGTCATGGCGGCAATACCGGCACCCAGGCAGCCACGGTCATGGTCCGTTCCCTGGCCCTGGGCGACGTCACCCCCCGCGACACCCTGCGCATCATCTCCAAGGAGGTGGCCTTCGGCCTGGTGCACGGCGCCCTGGCCGGCACCCTGGCCGCCGGCCTGGCCCTGGCCCTCTATCAGAACCCCTGGCTGGCGGCAGTGGTCTTCGGGTCCATGGTGGGCAACGTGCTGGTGGCGGGAGTGGTGGGCGCGCTGATACCTCTCGCCCTTCAGGCCGTAAAGATAGACCCCGCCCTGGCCTCCTCCATCTGGCTGACGACGTTCACCGATGTGATGGGCTTCCTGATGTTGCTGGGGGCGGGGACGCTGCTGGTGGACCGACTCACCTGA
- the uvrA gene encoding excinuclease ABC subunit UvrA — MPLDSIIIRGAREHNLKNIDVEIPRDKLVVITGVSGSGKSSLAFDTIYAEGQRRYVESLSAYARQFLGLMEKPDVDYIEGLSPAISIDQKGASRNPRSTVATQTEIYDYLRLLFARVGRPHCYQCGRPIQRQTVQQIVDSILSLPPGKRLMILAPVVRGRKGEHQHVFEDARRAGFVRVRVDGQIYDLADEIPPLDRYKNHSIEVVVDRLMVEADGEEAEAFRSRVTDSVETALKLAGGVVQVWVEGEEERLYSEHLACVHCGISLGELEPRNFSFNSPHGACRACSGLGVKLELDPDLVIPNKDLSLAEGAIQPWARAASISQWYYRLLEAVAEKYGFSTRVPVRELAPEHLRIVLYGAPDPVPVRFTNQYGRSSTYETTYEGVIPSLERRYRETDSDYVKAEIERYMAESPCPACKGARLRPESLAVTVDGLNIHQVTQMDIRQALEWIEHLQGPRSPLTERESAIARQILKEIGSRLRFLVDVGLDYLTLDRRTGTLAGGEAQRIRLATQIGSGLMGVLYVCDEPSIGLHPADEDRLIATLKRLRDLGNTVIVVEHDEAMIRAADHIIDLGPGAGRDGGYVVATGTLEDICAHPQSVTGAYLSGRREIPLPSQRRPGNGKELVIVGAREFNLKNITVRIPLGKFVCVTGVSGSGKSTLVYEILYKRAAQALYGAKDRPGEHDALLGLEHIDKVINIDQSPIGRTPRSNPATYTGTFTPIRELFASVPEARLRGYKPGRFSFNVKGGRCEACQGEGYIQIEMQFLPDVEVPCEVCHGKRYNREALEITFRGKNIAEVLDMTVDEALEFFDAFPQVRQKLQTLHDVGLGYIRLGQPATTLSGGEAQRVKLATELSRRATGRTLYILDEPTTGLSFEDVNNLVRVLHRLVDAGNTVLVIEHHLDVIKQADHIIDLGPGGGDRGGRVVAEGTPEEVARVEESLTGRYLRRVLERHGVQVDGQG; from the coding sequence ATGCCACTCGACTCCATCATCATACGCGGTGCCCGTGAGCACAACCTTAAGAACATAGACGTGGAGATCCCCCGAGACAAGCTGGTGGTCATCACCGGTGTCTCGGGCTCCGGCAAGTCCTCCCTGGCCTTCGACACCATCTACGCCGAGGGCCAGCGTCGCTACGTGGAGTCCCTCTCGGCCTACGCGCGACAGTTCCTAGGGCTGATGGAGAAGCCCGATGTGGACTACATCGAGGGACTCTCGCCAGCCATATCCATCGACCAGAAGGGCGCCTCACGTAATCCCCGCTCCACCGTGGCCACCCAGACGGAGATATACGACTATCTGCGCCTCCTGTTCGCCCGCGTGGGCCGTCCTCACTGCTACCAGTGCGGCCGCCCCATCCAGCGTCAGACGGTGCAGCAGATTGTGGACTCCATCCTCTCGCTGCCCCCGGGCAAGCGGCTCATGATCCTGGCACCGGTGGTGCGGGGGCGCAAGGGAGAGCACCAGCACGTCTTCGAGGATGCCCGTCGTGCCGGCTTCGTGCGGGTGAGGGTGGACGGTCAGATCTACGACCTGGCCGACGAGATCCCGCCGCTGGACCGTTACAAGAACCACTCCATCGAGGTCGTAGTCGACCGTCTGATGGTGGAGGCCGATGGCGAGGAGGCGGAGGCGTTTCGAAGTCGCGTCACCGACTCGGTAGAGACGGCCCTCAAGCTGGCGGGCGGCGTCGTGCAGGTGTGGGTCGAGGGGGAGGAGGAGCGTCTCTATTCGGAGCACCTGGCCTGTGTCCACTGCGGCATCTCCCTGGGGGAGCTGGAGCCGCGCAACTTCAGCTTCAACTCCCCCCACGGGGCCTGTCGGGCCTGCTCCGGCCTGGGCGTGAAGCTGGAGCTGGACCCCGACCTGGTCATCCCCAACAAGGACCTGTCCCTGGCCGAGGGTGCCATCCAGCCCTGGGCGCGGGCGGCCTCCATCTCCCAGTGGTATTACCGCCTGCTGGAGGCGGTGGCCGAGAAGTATGGTTTCTCCACACGGGTGCCCGTGCGGGAGCTGGCCCCCGAGCACCTGCGCATCGTCCTATACGGCGCTCCCGATCCGGTGCCCGTGCGCTTCACCAACCAGTACGGCCGCAGCAGCACTTACGAGACGACCTATGAGGGGGTGATCCCTTCCCTGGAGCGGCGCTACCGGGAGACCGACTCGGACTACGTGAAGGCCGAGATCGAGCGCTACATGGCCGAGAGCCCCTGCCCGGCCTGCAAGGGCGCCCGTCTGCGCCCCGAGTCCCTGGCGGTGACGGTGGACGGCCTCAACATTCATCAGGTCACCCAGATGGACATTCGCCAGGCCCTGGAGTGGATAGAGCACCTGCAAGGGCCCAGGAGCCCCCTGACGGAACGGGAATCGGCCATCGCCCGCCAGATCCTGAAGGAGATCGGCAGTCGCCTCCGCTTCCTGGTGGACGTGGGTCTGGACTACCTGACCCTGGACCGGCGCACGGGCACCCTGGCCGGGGGAGAGGCCCAGCGCATACGCCTGGCCACCCAGATCGGCTCCGGGCTGATGGGCGTGCTGTACGTGTGCGACGAGCCGTCCATCGGCCTGCACCCGGCCGACGAGGACCGCCTCATCGCTACCCTGAAGCGGCTGCGGGACCTGGGCAACACCGTCATCGTGGTGGAGCATGACGAGGCCATGATCCGCGCCGCCGACCACATCATCGACCTGGGGCCGGGCGCTGGCCGGGACGGCGGCTATGTGGTGGCCACAGGCACCCTGGAGGACATCTGTGCCCACCCTCAGTCGGTCACCGGCGCCTACCTCTCGGGTCGGAGGGAGATACCCTTGCCGAGCCAGCGCCGTCCCGGCAACGGCAAGGAGCTGGTCATCGTCGGGGCGCGGGAGTTCAACCTCAAGAACATCACCGTGCGCATCCCCCTGGGCAAGTTCGTCTGCGTGACGGGCGTCTCCGGGTCGGGCAAGTCCACGCTGGTCTACGAGATCCTCTACAAGCGGGCCGCCCAGGCCCTCTACGGGGCCAAAGACCGTCCGGGCGAGCACGACGCCTTGCTGGGCCTGGAGCACATCGACAAGGTCATCAACATAGACCAGTCGCCCATCGGCCGCACTCCCCGCTCCAACCCGGCCACCTACACCGGCACCTTCACCCCCATCCGGGAGCTGTTCGCCTCGGTGCCCGAGGCGCGCCTGCGGGGCTACAAGCCCGGCCGCTTCTCCTTCAACGTCAAGGGCGGGCGGTGCGAGGCCTGTCAGGGGGAGGGCTACATCCAGATCGAGATGCAGTTCCTGCCCGACGTGGAGGTGCCCTGCGAGGTCTGCCACGGCAAGCGCTACAACCGCGAGGCGCTGGAGATCACCTTCCGGGGCAAGAACATCGCCGAGGTGCTGGACATGACGGTGGACGAGGCCCTGGAGTTCTTCGACGCCTTCCCCCAGGTGCGCCAGAAGCTGCAGACGCTGCACGACGTGGGCCTGGGCTACATCCGCCTGGGCCAGCCGGCTACCACCCTCTCGGGAGGCGAGGCCCAGCGGGTGAAGCTGGCCACCGAGCTGTCGCGGCGGGCCACCGGCCGCACCCTCTACATCCTGGACGAGCCCACCACCGGCCTCTCCTTCGAGGACGTGAACAACCTGGTGCGGGTGCTACACCGGCTGGTGGACGCGGGCAACACGGTGCTGGTCATCGAGCACCACCTGGACGTCATCAAGCAGGCCGACCACATCATCGACCTGGGGCCTGGGGGTGGCGACCGCGGCGGACGGGTGGTGGCCGAGGGCACTCCCGAGGAGGTGGCGCGGGTGGAGGAGAGCCTCACCGGCAGGTACCTGCGCCGCGTCCTGGAGCGGCACGGCGTGCAGGTGGACGGACAGGGGTAG
- a CDS encoding HDOD domain-containing protein, producing MSSADGPLARAIYRSRQFLSSLRPRLGREELAEAEALLGPSLFSLFMGMSPRDRRHCLDVYHRLVRAGCHDRELLMAALLHDVGKGRQVRLWHRVAYVLLSAAAPRLLSRVGGGLALLRDHGQIGAALLARVGAPPAVVELVRRHEEPVEGDGRLALLQQADDSC from the coding sequence ATGTCTTCGGCTGACGGCCCCCTGGCCCGCGCCATCTACCGTTCTCGCCAGTTCCTTTCCTCCCTTCGCCCCCGTCTCGGGCGGGAGGAGCTGGCCGAAGCCGAGGCGCTGCTGGGGCCCTCCCTCTTCAGCCTGTTCATGGGCATGTCGCCGCGCGACCGCCGCCACTGCCTGGACGTATACCACCGCCTGGTCCGTGCGGGCTGTCACGACCGTGAGTTGCTGATGGCTGCCCTGCTGCACGATGTGGGAAAGGGGCGGCAGGTGCGCCTGTGGCACCGCGTGGCCTACGTACTGCTCTCGGCCGCGGCGCCGAGGCTCCTCTCACGGGTGGGAGGAGGGCTGGCCTTGTTGCGCGACCATGGCCAGATCGGGGCCGCTCTTCTGGCCCGCGTCGGCGCTCCTCCCGCCGTGGTGGAGCTGGTGCGCCGCCACGAAGAGCCGGTGGAGGGCGACGGACGCCTCGCCCTTTTGCAGCAGGCCGATGACTCGTGCTAA
- the aroA gene encoding 3-phosphoshikimate 1-carboxyvinyltransferase has product MARTVTPARRLRGTLSPPGDKSISHRAAILNALAEGEALIENFQRGADCLATLRCLALLGVRWHWRGPDTLALQGVGLDGLREPPAPLDCRNSGTTMRLLAGVLAGQPFFSVLTGDASLRSRPMGRIAGPLQAMGAQVWGRQGGQLAPLAIRGHRPLKGMVHRLPVASAQVKSCLLLAGLYGDDETTVQEPGPSRDHTERMLGAMGVHLEQRDGHIRLSPPRRGLQPLSLRVPGDFSAAAFWIVAAACHPDAEVRLEGVGINSTRTGLLDVLREMGADIVLQEERTWGCEPVADIVVRSSRLRAVQVGGDVVPRLIDEVPLLALAGCFAEGETVIRDAAELRVKESDRLRATARELGRLGARIEELPDGLRVRGGIRLRGCRVRSYGDHRLAMTLAVAGLLAEGETVIGNPDAVSVSYPNFWRDLERLASSQGE; this is encoded by the coding sequence GTGGCGAGGACTGTCACCCCCGCCCGTCGCCTGCGGGGCACCCTCTCGCCCCCTGGCGATAAGTCCATCAGCCACCGCGCGGCCATCCTCAACGCCCTGGCCGAGGGCGAAGCGCTCATAGAGAACTTCCAGCGGGGAGCCGACTGCCTGGCCACCCTGCGCTGTCTGGCCCTGCTGGGGGTACGCTGGCATTGGCGGGGGCCGGACACCCTGGCCTTGCAGGGCGTGGGGCTGGACGGGCTCCGGGAGCCGCCCGCCCCCCTGGACTGTCGCAACTCGGGCACCACCATGCGTCTGCTGGCCGGCGTCCTGGCCGGCCAGCCTTTCTTCTCGGTGCTCACAGGGGATGCCTCCCTGCGTTCGCGTCCCATGGGCCGCATCGCCGGGCCCCTGCAGGCCATGGGCGCCCAGGTCTGGGGACGCCAAGGGGGCCAGCTGGCCCCCCTGGCCATCCGCGGCCATCGCCCCCTCAAGGGGATGGTGCACCGGCTGCCGGTCGCCTCGGCCCAGGTCAAGTCCTGCTTACTGCTGGCCGGCCTCTACGGCGACGACGAGACGACGGTCCAGGAGCCAGGCCCCTCCCGCGACCACACCGAGCGCATGCTGGGGGCCATGGGCGTCCATCTGGAACAGCGCGACGGCCACATCCGCCTGTCCCCGCCACGGAGAGGCCTCCAGCCCCTCTCCCTGCGCGTGCCGGGCGACTTCTCGGCCGCTGCCTTCTGGATAGTGGCCGCTGCCTGCCACCCCGACGCTGAAGTGCGGCTGGAGGGCGTGGGCATCAACTCCACTCGCACCGGCCTTCTGGACGTGCTGCGCGAGATGGGTGCCGACATCGTCCTCCAGGAGGAGCGCACCTGGGGCTGCGAGCCCGTCGCCGACATAGTCGTGCGCTCGTCCCGCCTCCGGGCCGTTCAGGTGGGCGGCGACGTGGTCCCTCGCCTCATAGACGAGGTGCCCCTGTTGGCGCTGGCAGGTTGCTTCGCCGAGGGCGAGACAGTGATCCGCGACGCCGCTGAGCTGCGAGTTAAAGAGAGCGACCGCCTGCGGGCAACGGCGCGGGAGCTGGGCCGCCTGGGCGCCCGCATCGAGGAGCTGCCCGACGGGCTGCGGGTCCGCGGCGGCATCCGCCTGCGGGGCTGCCGCGTAAGGAGCTATGGCGACCATCGTCTGGCCATGACCCTGGCCGTGGCTGGCCTGCTGGCCGAGGGAGAGACGGTGATTGGTAATCCCGACGCCGTGTCGGTATCATATCCTAATTTCTGGAGGGATCTGGAGCGGCTCGCCTCGTCCCAGGGCGAGTGA
- a CDS encoding ClbS/DfsB family four-helix bundle protein gives MPARTRAQLLALVDDEWRGLMALLEGLPEEELLRPGAAGQWSARDLLCHIATWEEEFIAAAPVILAGKPLPRYGNIDAFNARDMEHWRGLSLTEAWQRARDVHRRLMECLESLPHIPGRTEARLRRRLRWDTCNHYREHAQQVRQWRQSLGKGDGGA, from the coding sequence GTGCCAGCCCGGACGCGGGCACAGTTGCTGGCCCTGGTGGACGACGAGTGGCGGGGGCTGATGGCGCTGCTGGAGGGGTTGCCCGAGGAGGAACTCCTGCGGCCCGGCGCCGCGGGCCAGTGGTCGGCCCGCGACCTCCTCTGCCACATCGCCACCTGGGAGGAGGAGTTCATCGCCGCCGCCCCCGTCATCCTGGCCGGGAAGCCCCTCCCCCGCTACGGCAACATTGACGCCTTCAACGCCCGCGACATGGAGCACTGGCGGGGCCTCAGCCTGACGGAGGCCTGGCAGCGCGCCCGCGATGTCCATCGCCGCCTGATGGAGTGCCTGGAGTCCCTGCCTCACATCCCCGGCCGCACCGAGGCGCGGCTGCGACGCCGCCTGCGCTGGGACACCTGCAACCACTACCGCGAGCACGCCCAGCAGGTGCGCCAGTGGCGCCAGTCGCTGGGCAAGGGGGATGGGGGCGCATGA
- a CDS encoding prephenate dehydrogenase/arogenate dehydrogenase family protein codes for MANETAHRIAIVGLGLIGGSLGMAIRAARLRGVEVVGYDRDGAVVSKAKRLGAIDREARDLARAVSGASLVVIATPILAIREVLREAAPHLSPGAVVTDTGSTKAAVMAWARELLPEGVHFVGGHPMAGKEAQGIDNAQADLFRERAYCLCPDPQADEGAVRTVLGLVHLVGATPLFIDPQEHDQYVAAVSHLPLVVATALFTLVRGSSGWSEMAPLAASGFRDTTRLASGDPEMAHDICLTNQEAILHWLDRMIGELYRYRRLIAEGGAELFETFARAQLERDAFMTKKVVGREQPQVDLPDFKDALASLFIGRALTERMRKLSELGERPQAAPPPREDRTERLARLMRERLERDLRRDLEKEDGGQRPPRE; via the coding sequence TTGGCAAATGAGACTGCGCACCGCATCGCCATCGTCGGACTCGGCCTCATCGGCGGCTCGCTGGGCATGGCCATCCGCGCCGCCCGCCTGCGAGGCGTGGAGGTGGTGGGCTACGACCGTGACGGCGCGGTCGTGTCCAAGGCCAAGCGCCTGGGCGCCATCGACCGGGAGGCCCGCGACCTGGCGCGGGCCGTGAGCGGCGCCAGCCTGGTAGTCATCGCCACACCCATCCTGGCCATCCGCGAGGTGCTGCGGGAGGCAGCCCCTCACCTGTCGCCGGGTGCGGTGGTGACCGACACCGGCAGCACCAAGGCCGCCGTCATGGCCTGGGCGCGGGAGCTGCTGCCCGAGGGCGTCCACTTCGTGGGGGGGCATCCTATGGCCGGCAAGGAGGCCCAGGGGATCGATAACGCCCAGGCCGACCTGTTCCGAGAGCGGGCCTACTGTCTCTGTCCCGACCCCCAGGCCGACGAGGGGGCGGTGCGCACCGTCCTGGGCCTGGTGCACCTGGTGGGCGCCACCCCCCTGTTCATCGACCCGCAGGAACACGACCAGTACGTGGCGGCAGTGAGCCACCTTCCCCTGGTGGTGGCCACCGCCCTCTTCACCCTGGTGCGGGGCAGCTCCGGCTGGTCGGAGATGGCCCCCCTGGCCGCCAGCGGGTTCCGCGACACCACACGCCTGGCCTCCGGCGACCCCGAAATGGCCCATGACATCTGCCTCACCAACCAGGAGGCCATCCTCCACTGGCTGGACAGGATGATAGGGGAGCTTTACCGTTACCGCCGCCTCATCGCCGAGGGCGGGGCGGAGCTGTTCGAGACCTTCGCCCGCGCCCAGCTGGAGCGGGACGCCTTCATGACCAAGAAGGTGGTGGGGCGCGAGCAACCCCAGGTGGACCTGCCCGACTTCAAGGACGCCCTGGCCTCCCTCTTCATCGGCCGCGCCCTCACCGAGCGGATGCGCAAGCTCTCGGAGCTGGGGGAAAGGCCCCAGGCCGCACCGCCTCCCCGCGAGGACCGCACGGAGCGGTTGGCCCGACTCATGCGCGAGCGCCTGGAGCGCGACCTCCGACGTGACCTGGAAAAGGAGGACGGCGGCCAGCGCCCGCCGCGGGAGTGA
- a CDS encoding site-2 protease family protein, with product MVFIYIDLLREDPVAFLVFFGAVVVALLAGISFHEFSHAYLANALGDPTPRLAGRVSLNPLAHLDPAGTVMLFLVGFGWGKPVPVNGRLLRNGEKVGMAMVAAGGPLSNFLLAAVAGLPLKFGLVPWLPAFDSRAVDRFIFGTWEPQEYLGLFLSTIALVSIILGVFNLVPLFPLDGHRVVPAFLSDRAAYAYNEFQARWGMGILFLLLVLPFLTGGRFGPLFELMRPVINALARLFTGIDTDVFG from the coding sequence GTGGTCTTCATCTACATCGATCTGCTGCGAGAGGACCCCGTCGCCTTCCTGGTTTTCTTCGGGGCGGTGGTGGTGGCCCTCCTCGCCGGCATCTCGTTTCACGAGTTCTCCCACGCTTATCTGGCCAATGCCCTGGGCGACCCCACGCCGCGGCTGGCCGGGCGCGTGTCCCTCAACCCCCTGGCCCATCTCGACCCGGCCGGCACCGTCATGCTCTTCCTGGTGGGTTTCGGGTGGGGCAAGCCGGTGCCGGTGAACGGGCGGCTGCTGCGCAACGGCGAGAAGGTGGGCATGGCGATGGTGGCCGCCGGAGGCCCCCTGTCCAACTTCCTGCTGGCGGCGGTGGCCGGCCTGCCCCTCAAGTTCGGGCTGGTGCCCTGGCTGCCGGCTTTCGACTCGCGGGCTGTAGACCGCTTCATCTTCGGCACATGGGAGCCGCAGGAGTATCTCGGGCTGTTCCTGTCCACCATCGCCCTGGTGAGCATCATCCTGGGAGTATTCAACCTGGTCCCCCTCTTCCCCCTGGACGGTCACCGGGTGGTGCCGGCGTTCCTTTCGGACCGGGCCGCCTACGCCTACAACGAGTTCCAGGCCCGCTGGGGCATGGGAATCCTGTTCCTGCTGCTGGTGTTGCCCTTTCTCACCGGCGGCCGCTTCGGGCCCCTCTTCGAGCTGATGCGCCCGGTCATCAACGCCCTGGCGCGGCTGTTCACGGGCATCGACACCGATGTCTTCGGCTGA
- a CDS encoding DUF370 domain-containing protein — MATELVHVGFGNYVALNRVVAVVTPNSAPIQRLVRDGKKRGIIKDMTQGRRTKSVLFMDDGSIVLAAITPEAIYGRAMRLGGGETMSDEGTTPARRRRAASSG, encoded by the coding sequence ATGGCCACAGAGCTCGTCCACGTGGGCTTCGGCAACTATGTGGCCCTCAACCGGGTGGTGGCCGTGGTCACCCCTAATTCGGCCCCCATCCAGCGGCTGGTGCGGGACGGCAAGAAGCGCGGCATCATCAAGGACATGACCCAGGGACGGCGCACCAAGTCGGTCCTGTTCATGGATGACGGCTCCATCGTGCTGGCAGCCATCACCCCTGAAGCCATCTACGGGCGGGCCATGCGGCTAGGCGGCGGCGAGACCATGTCCGACGAGGGCACGACCCCAGCCCGCCGACGGAGGGCGGCCAGCAGTGGCTAG